The following are encoded in a window of uncultured Pseudomonas sp. genomic DNA:
- a CDS encoding HAMP domain-containing sensor histidine kinase, which translates to MVSKQPFARRILIAFVLMTVLVSGVFSLSIVAVVHVIEEHLVSEELNRELDTVLHEDLKHGIRPRLDASTRFFASNLPEYAIPQQYAGLPEGFNEVVEAEKAFYVYVQEINGNTYLLVQEQHEFEAREQALFNVVLAGFLLTVVGAWALGLVMARKVMAPVSRLAQQVRHRDQLHTLAPPLAPDYPDDEVGQLAAAFDSTLGQVRQSLERERLFTSDVSHELRTPLMVIASSCELLAEAALQPRERQQLERIARASEEMRELVQTFLQLARSKANETAFVADCSLARVAAEQVERWEPMFHGKGLGFHFQQEGSDSGLYNATFLSTVMANLLRNALHYTEHGLVRLVLEDGGFRVEDSGAGIPLEQHEEIFQPFVRGPQARGEGLGLGLSLVKRICAKQGWSISVHNQPEGGTRFKVLLKHNADEIFTAS; encoded by the coding sequence ATGGTGTCTAAGCAGCCGTTTGCCCGGCGGATCCTGATCGCATTTGTGCTGATGACGGTGCTGGTCAGCGGGGTGTTCTCCCTGAGTATCGTGGCCGTGGTGCACGTGATTGAAGAACACCTGGTGTCCGAGGAACTCAACCGCGAGCTGGACACCGTGCTGCATGAAGACCTCAAACATGGCATTCGCCCACGTCTGGACGCCAGCACACGCTTCTTTGCCTCCAACCTGCCTGAGTATGCAATTCCCCAGCAGTACGCCGGCCTGCCGGAAGGCTTCAACGAAGTGGTCGAGGCGGAAAAAGCCTTCTATGTCTATGTGCAGGAAATCAACGGCAACACCTATCTGCTGGTGCAAGAACAGCATGAATTCGAGGCCCGCGAACAAGCCCTGTTCAATGTCGTGCTTGCCGGTTTTCTGCTAACCGTAGTGGGCGCCTGGGCGCTGGGCCTAGTGATGGCGCGCAAGGTCATGGCCCCCGTCAGCCGACTGGCGCAACAGGTGCGCCACCGCGACCAACTGCACACCCTGGCCCCCCCCCTGGCGCCGGACTACCCCGATGACGAAGTGGGCCAGTTGGCCGCGGCCTTCGACAGCACTCTGGGCCAGGTGCGCCAGTCACTGGAGCGCGAGCGGCTATTTACCAGTGATGTCAGCCATGAGTTGCGCACGCCCTTGATGGTCATCGCCAGCTCCTGCGAGCTGCTGGCCGAAGCCGCTCTGCAACCGCGTGAGCGCCAACAGCTGGAGCGCATTGCCAGGGCCAGCGAGGAGATGCGCGAGTTGGTGCAGACCTTTTTGCAGCTGGCCAGGAGCAAGGCCAATGAAACGGCGTTTGTCGCCGACTGCAGCCTCGCCCGTGTCGCCGCCGAACAGGTCGAACGCTGGGAACCCATGTTTCACGGCAAAGGGCTGGGCTTCCACTTTCAGCAAGAGGGTAGCGATAGCGGGCTGTACAACGCCACCTTCCTCAGTACGGTCATGGCCAACCTATTGCGTAACGCCCTGCATTACACCGAGCACGGCTTAGTCCGCCTGGTGCTGGAGGACGGTGGCTTTCGCGTCGAGGACAGCGGCGCGGGTATCCCTCTGGAGCAACACGAGGAGATTTTCCAGCCGTTTGTACGCGGCCCCCAGGCGCGCGGCGAAGGCCTGGGGCTAGGGCTATCACTGGTTAAACGGATCTGCGCCAAACAAGGCTGGAGCATCTCGGTGCACAACCAGCCGGAGGGCGGCACCCGCTTCAAGGTGCTGCTTAAGCACAACGCTGACGAAATTTTCACAGCGTCTTAA